Genomic segment of Candidatus Chlorohelix allophototropha:
ACTTAAAGCGCAAAACCAGTTTGATTACCTCGGTATTCACCAACGACTCGATCGGGAAGTATCGGGTGTACTGGTTTTTGCGCGTCGCAAAGAAGCAAATGCCGGTCTAGCACAACTTTTTGAAGGACGTGAAGCTCGCAAAGAATATCTGGCAGTAACCAGAGGTACTTTGCCGAATCATGCAGGTACAATTGACTACCCGCTAAAAGGCGCGAAAGGGCAAGCCATACGTGCTGTCACCCGTTATCGCGTGGAAGCTACTTCCCCTGACAAACGTTTCTCACTGGTGCGGCTTGAATTGGAAACCGGACGCACCCACCAATTGCGGATTCACCTGTCGCAAGCGGGTTGCCCGATTGTGGGAGATTGGCTATATGGGCAAGAAACAGCCGCCGTTTTCCCGCGCCTGTTGTTGCACTCTGTAAAATTAGCTTTTCCCCACCCGCTAACCAAACAAAATCTTATAATCGAAGCCGTACCCCCAATAGTGTTTGAGCAGGTTTTGAGCGGGGAAATTATCACCGTACACGAATTGCTGGCTAAGAAGGGCATAACTGCACTACGCCAAGAACACCTGCCCGGTTTGCGTAATTTGTTGGCACTAGCATTGGAAAGACGCGCTCCTTTCTCTGACGACCCGGAGAATACCGCTTACCGTCTGGTAAATGCGCTAGGTGATGGTTTACCGGGATTCTCGCTCGACCGATTCGGAGAGGTGCTGGTATTGAACCTGTACGAGCCAGAATTGGATGCTTCGCACCCTGCCTTGAAAATATTGAAACAAGCGATAAATTCCATCTTTCCGGGCAAATCGATTTATGCCAAGTTTCGCCCTGTCACTGCCGCGAAATTGGGCGACTCCGCGCCACCGGAGATTGCTGCTCCCTTACCACTGTCAGGAGAAGCTTTTCAGGAAGTGACCGTATGTGAGAACGGCTTAAAATATCTGATTCGTCCGGGCGAAGGCTTAAGCGTAGGTTTGTTTCTGGATATGCGCCAAATGAGAGAGAGAATACGACAAAGCTCCGCTGCAAAAACCGTCCTCAATTGTTTCAGCTATACCTGTGGCTTTGGCGTGGCAGCAACGGCGGGTGGCGCAACCCGTGTGCTTAACCTTGATGCTTCTAGAACCGCGCTGGATTGGGGCAAGCAAAACTATATTGCCAACGGCTTTACGCCTGCCGATTTTGATTTTGTATTCGGCGATGTTTTTGATTGGTTGGAGCGTTTCGCCCGCAAACAGCAAACCTTCGATCTGATAATCCTAGACCCACCCAGTTATAGCTCTACTCGTTCTACCCGCTTCTCTGCCGAACGCGATTATCATAAACTAGTGGAATTAGCCGCCGGAATACTCGCGCCCGGTGGCACGCTGGTAGCCTGTACCAATCATGCCGGACTTGAGCGCAAAACTTTTCGGCAACAGGTCTTGAAAGGGATGGCAGCAGCGCGCCTGCGTTGCCTAGACTCCGCTCTTTCCAGCTTTGAAGAGCCTCAACTGGACTTTCCACATACCCAAGAGGGTTATTTAAAAATCATCATAGCAAGACCGGATAAGGTATAATAGCAGCGTTGCTTTTCGGATAGATTTCTGTAGGCTTAGCACACAATGGCTATTTTACGAGCTGGTGAAGTTAATATTCACTATAAACTCACCGGTCTTGCGTTAGCTGAGCCGGTAGTCTTTATCAGCGGACTTGGCGCAGATTGGACTAACTGGAATAACCAGCTTAATGCTTTTCAGGATAAATACCTGTGCCTCGCATTTGACAACCGTGACGCTGGCTTGAGTGATAACAGCCCTACCCAAGAATATGAAATCAAGAATATGGCACGCGATACCATAGAGCTTACCTACGCGCTTGGGTTGGATTACGCCCATTATGTAGGTCATTCGATGGGTGGCGCAATCGCGCAAGAGATCGCAATTCGTTACCCCGAACGGGTTGCCAGTCTGACTTTGGTTTCTACCTTTGCTCGCCTTGAGCCATTAGGAATTGAGATTCTAAAAGATATTGGACCACTCAACACGCTGGCAGAAAATGGCTTTCTTTCTGAATTGATCGGACCAATCGCTTATAATATGAAATCGCTCAACGATCAATTGTTAATAGGCTTTCTGCGCAATCAGGGAAGACCCCTTAACGCCCCTACCGATGGTTATAAGCGTCAGTTACGTGCCGTTATGCTACAGGACACCAAAACAGAGCGCCTTGCCACAATTAAAGCCGCTACCCTTGCACTCGCCGGAGAAAGCGATTTGGTCACTCCCCTCAGTGGAATGCAAAAAATAGCGCAAGCAATACCTTCCGCGCTATTCTACTCATTCCCTAATACCGGGCATGCGCCACACGTGGAATATACTTACGATTTCAACCGCTTGTTACTAGCACACCTAGAAGCAAATACCTTTAAGCGCGCCTGATTTTTTACCTATTTGAACGATACTGGTAAAATTAGGATGCCCTTTGTGGCGACAAATGCGTACGAACTATTCCTACATGATGAAAGAATAAATAGGTTAAAATGCACCGATTCTTTGTCTCGAAAGATTTACTCGAAGGCGGCGAAATCCGGCTTGAAGGAGAGTTAGCGCACCAACTAAGCCGGGTGTTAAGGCTAGTACCCGGCTCACAAATTCTGCTGCTGGATGGGGAAGGTTACGAAGCCGAAGCCAAATTACTCAACGTACCTAAAAGTGAAGCGGTTACGGCGCAGGTGGGTGAAAAGCGCAAGGCTTCTGGCGAACCGACTCTTAAAATTACGCTGTATCAAGCTTTGCTCAAAGGTGAAAAGTTCGATTGGGTGCTTCAGAAAGGCACTGAAGTGGGGATATGTAGTTTTACTCCGGTGGTAACCGAGCGTTGTATCAGCGAAAGGGAACGCCCCGAAAGATGGCAAAAAATCGTGCGGGAAGCTGCCGAACAGTCGCGACGAGGACGCTTGCCACAGGTACATGAAACTGTCAGCTTACAGAAAGCCTTGAAGGAAATGAAAGAGTCAACACTGGCGTTGGTTGCATGGGAAAATGAGCAACACCAGACGCTTAAGCAAGTCCTTAATAGTGTTGAGAAAAAACCGGAGTCGCTCTCCTTGCTGATAGGACCGGAAGGCGGTTTGAGCGAAACGGAAGTGCAAGCGGCATGCGCTGACGGAATAAGTAGCGTTACGCTTGGGGCACGGATTTTACGGGCAGAAACAGC
This window contains:
- a CDS encoding class I SAM-dependent methyltransferase, giving the protein MPKLNIPILFQDDHLIAINKPAGLLTHPDDPQDASSTDVVSLLKAQNQFDYLGIHQRLDREVSGVLVFARRKEANAGLAQLFEGREARKEYLAVTRGTLPNHAGTIDYPLKGAKGQAIRAVTRYRVEATSPDKRFSLVRLELETGRTHQLRIHLSQAGCPIVGDWLYGQETAAVFPRLLLHSVKLAFPHPLTKQNLIIEAVPPIVFEQVLSGEIITVHELLAKKGITALRQEHLPGLRNLLALALERRAPFSDDPENTAYRLVNALGDGLPGFSLDRFGEVLVLNLYEPELDASHPALKILKQAINSIFPGKSIYAKFRPVTAAKLGDSAPPEIAAPLPLSGEAFQEVTVCENGLKYLIRPGEGLSVGLFLDMRQMRERIRQSSAAKTVLNCFSYTCGFGVAATAGGATRVLNLDASRTALDWGKQNYIANGFTPADFDFVFGDVFDWLERFARKQQTFDLIILDPPSYSSTRSTRFSAERDYHKLVELAAGILAPGGTLVACTNHAGLERKTFRQQVLKGMAAARLRCLDSALSSFEEPQLDFPHTQEGYLKIIIARPDKV
- a CDS encoding 16S rRNA (uracil(1498)-N(3))-methyltransferase produces the protein MHRFFVSKDLLEGGEIRLEGELAHQLSRVLRLVPGSQILLLDGEGYEAEAKLLNVPKSEAVTAQVGEKRKASGEPTLKITLYQALLKGEKFDWVLQKGTEVGICSFTPVVTERCISERERPERWQKIVREAAEQSRRGRLPQVHETVSLQKALKEMKESTLALVAWENEQHQTLKQVLNSVEKKPESLSLLIGPEGGLSETEVQAACADGISSVTLGARILRAETAGVIASALALYHFNE
- a CDS encoding alpha/beta fold hydrolase; amino-acid sequence: MAILRAGEVNIHYKLTGLALAEPVVFISGLGADWTNWNNQLNAFQDKYLCLAFDNRDAGLSDNSPTQEYEIKNMARDTIELTYALGLDYAHYVGHSMGGAIAQEIAIRYPERVASLTLVSTFARLEPLGIEILKDIGPLNTLAENGFLSELIGPIAYNMKSLNDQLLIGFLRNQGRPLNAPTDGYKRQLRAVMLQDTKTERLATIKAATLALAGESDLVTPLSGMQKIAQAIPSALFYSFPNTGHAPHVEYTYDFNRLLLAHLEANTFKRA